Genomic segment of Desulfurispora thermophila DSM 16022:
AAGGAGGAGAAAGAAATGGCCAAAGCGAAATTTGAGCGGACCAAACCGCACGTCAACATTGGTACCATTGGACACGTGGACCACGGCAAGACCACCCTGACNGCGGCCATCACNACCGTGCTGGCCACCGTGGGCAAAGCCCAGGTCAAGCGTTACGACGAAATTGATAACGCTCCGGAAGAGCGTGAACGCGGCATTACCATCAACACCGCCCACGTGGAATACGAAACCGAAAGCCGTCACTATGCCCACGTGGACTGCCCGGGCCACGCCGACTACGTCAAGAACATGATTACCGGTGCGGCCCAGATGGACGGGGCCATACTGGTGGTATCGGCCGCCGACGGTCCCATGCCCCAGACCCGGGAGCACATTCTGCTGGCCCGCCAGGTGGGCGTGCCCTACATCGTAGTATTTCTGAACAAAGCCGACATGGTGGATGACCCCGAGCTGCTGGAACTGGTGGACATGGAAGTGCGCGAACTGCTGTCGGCCTACGAATTTCCGGGCGACGAAATCCCCATCATCACCGGCTCGGCCCTGAAAGCTCTGGAATGCGGCTGCGGCAAGCGGGAGTGTGAATGGTGCAAAGCCATCTGGGAACTGATGGACGCCGTGGACAGCTACGTGCCCACACCGCAGCGCGACGTAGATAAGCCCTTCCTGATGCCCATTGAAGACGTGTTCTCCATCACCGGTCGGGGCACCGTGGTCACCGGCCGGATTGAGCGGGGCGCCATCAAAGTGGGCGAAGAAGTAGAGATCGTGGGTCTTGCGGACAAACCGCGCAAGACCGTGGTCACCGGCGTAGAAATGTTCCGCAAGATTTTGGATCAGGGTCAGGCCGGCGACAACGTGGGCTGCCTGCTGCGCGGTATTGACAAGAAAGAAGTGGAGCGGGGCCAGGTGCTGGCCAAACCGGGCAGCATCAAACCGCACACCCACTTCATGGCCGAAGTATACGTGCTGACCAAGGAAGAAGGCGGCCGGCACACTCCGTTCTTCAACGGTTACCGTCCGCAGTTCTACTTCCGCACCACCGACGTAACCGGCACCATTCAACTGCCGGAAGGTGTGGAAATGGTTATGCCCGGTGACAACGTCAACCTGGAAATCAAGCTGATCACCCCCATCGCCATCGAAGAAGGGCTGCGCTTCGCCATCCGGGAAGGCGGCCGCACCGTGGGCGCCGGCGTGGTCACCTCGGTTATTGAGTAAACAGCAAGCGTTTCCAAGCTTTCCGTTCAGCGGATATTGTCCGGGCGGGTGCCCTGTGCCCAGCCCGGACAATATTACCCGGCAAATGCAAAGGCCCGAAAACATATGAAGTCCGGGCTGATGCCGACTGAAAGGAGGTCAGTCTGTGAAGAAACAGAAAATACGTATCCGGCTGAAAGCCTATGATCATAAAGTACTGGATCAATCGGCGCAGAAAATTGTGGAAACTGCCAAGCGGACAGGTGCCAACGTGGCCGGCCCCATACCGCTCCCCACAGAGAAAAATATTTATACCATTCTGCGTTCCCCCCATGTAAACAAGGACTCGCGGGAGCAGTTTGAAATGCGCACACACAAGCGTTTGATCGACATCTTGGAGCCCACTCCAAAAACAGTGGATGCCTTGATGCGCCTGGATTTGCCGGCAGGCGTGGATATTGAAATCAAACTGTAACAAGACGCAAAGTAAGACCGGAACAAAGGCTGGAGAGCATGTTTGCCGCCGGGCAAACCGCTGCGTGTCGGTCCGGCAATGGAGGTGCGAGCAAAGACGATGAAAAAAGGTATATTGGGTATTAAAGCGGGAATGACGCAAATATTTAAGGAAGACGGTACAGCTGTGCCGGTGACGGTGATTCAGGCCGGTCCCTGTGTGGTGGTGCAAAAGAAGCTGCCGGAAACCGATGGCTACAGCGCCGTCCAGGTCGGCTTCGGGGAAAAGAAGGAGCGCCTGGTGAACAAACCGCTGAAAGGGCATTATAACCGGGCCAATCTCAAGCCGATGCGCTACCTGCGGGAACTGCGTCTGGATGACGTATCGGGTTATGAAGTGGGTCAAGAAATCAAAGTGGATATTTTCGCTCCCGGCGACCGGGTGGATGTAGTGGGTATCAGCAGAGGTCGTGGTTTTGCCGGCGGGATCAAGCGCCATGGCTTCCACCGGGGACCCATGGCCCACGGTTCCAAGTACCACCGGCGTCCCGGCTCCCTGGGAGCCAAGGGTCCGGCCCGTGTTTTCAAAGGCCGCCGGCTGCCCGGTCATTACGGCGTGGAGAGAGTAACTGTGCAGAACCTGGAAGTGGTCAAGGTGGATCCGGAACGCAATCTGCTGGCCATCAAAGGTAGCGTGCCGGGCGTGCGCGGTGGTCTGCTCATGATTAAAGACAGCGTCAAAGCCAGGCAGTAATTGTGGCGGTGGGTAAAAGGAGGAAGTCTTTATGCCGAAGGTTGCATTGTACAATATGAGTGGCCAGCAGGTAGGGGAAATAGAACTGAGTGACCGTGTTTTTGGTGTACCCATGAATGAGCATGTTGTGCACCAGGCCGTAGTTGCCTATCTGGCCGCCCAGCGTCAGGGTACGCATGACACCAAGACGCGCGGCGAAGTGCGGGGCGGTGGCCGCAAGCCCTGGCGGCAAAAGGGCACCGGCCGGGCCAGACACGGCAGCATTCGCTCGCCCATCTGGCGCGGTGGTGGTACGGTTTTCGGTCCGCATCCCCGCAGCTACCGGATAAAAATTAATAAAAAAGAGCGGCGGCTGGCCATTCGCTGTGCTCTGTCCGACAAAGTAGCCAGCGGTAAGATTGTGGTGCTGGATCAACTGAACTTTGCACAACCCAAAACCAAAGAGATGATCAAGGTACTGAGCAATTTGCAGGTGGATATGGCCCAGAAGGCGCTGGTGGTTACAGCCGGACCGGACGAGAATGTATTCAAGTCCGCCCGCAACATTCCCGGAGTCAAACCAATCCCCACCGACAATATCAATGTGTATGACATTCTCAAGCACGGTACATTGGTTATGACCAGGGATGCTGTGGCCAGGGTGGAGGAGGTGCTGGCACAGTGAAAGATCCGCGCGATATTTTGAAACGTCCGGTGGTTACCGAAAAGAGTATGAAACTGCTGGAGGAAAACAAATATACCTTTATTGTGGACCTCAATGCTAACAAGACCGAGATCAAAAAGGCCGTGGAAGAGCTTTTCAAGGTCAAGGTGGATAAGGTTTACACTATGCGTTACAAGGGCCGCGTGAAAAGGGTGCGCAATATCATCGGCCGGACCTCGGATTTCAAGAAAGCTATTGTTAAACTGAAAGAAGGCAAAATCAACCTGTTTGAGGGCGTCTAGCGGAAAGCGCCTGTAAAGCCCGCTTGGGGGCGGGCCGCATGAGGAGGGAAGTTAAGGTGCCTGTTAAATCATATAAACCGACATCACCGGGCCGCCGCTTTGTTACTGTTTCCACCTTTGAGGAGATCACCACCGACCAGCCGGAAAAATCCTTGCTGCGCCCGCTGAAAAAGACCGGCGGCCGTAACAACCAGGGCCGCATAACAGTGCGTCACCGGGGCGGTGGTGCCAAGCGCATGTACCGGGTGATTGATTTCAAACGCGATAAGGACGGCATCCCGGCCAAGGTTGCCACCATCGAGTACGATCCCAACCGTTCGGCGCGCATTGCCCTGTTGCATTACGCTGATGGCGAGAAGCGCTACATCATCGCGCCGCACGGCCTGCAAGTGGGTATGACTGTGGTTTCCGGTCCCGACGCCGACATCAAGGTGGGCAACTGTTTGCCTTTGCGTAATATCCCCCTGGGTACCATGATTCACAACATCGAGTTGTATCCGAAAGGTGGCGGCAAGCTGGTGCGTTCGGCCGGCACAGCGGCGCAGCTGATGGCCAAGGAAGGGAAATATGCTCACATTCGCATGCCGTCCGGTGAAATGAGACTGGTACTGCAGGATTGCCGGGCCACCATCGGCCAGGTGGGCAACATTGACCATGAAAACATCACCATCGGCAAGGCCGGGCGCAGCCGCTGGTTGGGTCGCAGACCTACGGTGCGCGGTGTGGTCATGAACCCGGTGGACCACCCGCACGGCGGTGGTGAAGGCCGTTCGCCCATTGGCCGCAACCCGGTTACCCCGTGGGGTAAACCGGCACTGGGGGCACGCACGCGCAAGAAGAAACCCAGCGATCGCCTGATAGTAAAACGGCGGTACCAGTAGGGAAGGGAGGCTAGCATATGGGCCGTTCTTTAAAGAAAGGGCCGTACTGTGACGAGAAACTGCTCAAAAAAATCAGAGCCATGAACCAGTCCGGCGAGAAAAAAGTGATCAAGACCTGGTCGCGCCGGTCCACAATATTCCCCGATATGATCGGACATACCATTGCGGTACACGACGGCCGCAAGCATGTGCCTGTGTATATCACCGAGGACATGGTGGGACATAAGCTGGGCGAGTTTGCTCCCACCAGACTGTTCCGTGGACACGGGGCGCACACCGAGAGATCTACGGCTCTGAAATAACCACCGGGTAAGGGGGTAAACGTTACAATGGCACAAGCAACCGAAGCCAGAGCAATTGCCCGGTATCTGCGCATTTCCCCGCGCAAAGCGCGGCAGGTCATTGACCTGATTCGGGGGAAGAGCGTGCGGGAAGCACTGGCCATCCTGCGATATACGCCCAAAAAGGCTTCCGCCATGATCAGCAAAGTGGTGAAGTCGGCAGCCGCCAACGCGGAGAACAACCATGAAATGAACAGAGATAACCTGTACATTGCTGCCTGCTATGTTGACGAGGGTCCGACCATCAAGCGCTACCAGGCCAGGGCGATGGGCAGGGCCGACATCCTGCGCAAGAGGACCAGCCATATCACAGTGGTGGTCAGGGAAAAACCCGAGAAATAAAGGAGGGCTAGCGTGGGTCAGAAGGTAAGTCCGAAAGGATTGCGCATCGGCATTATCAAAGATTGGGATGCCAAATGGTTTGCCAGTAAAAAGGATTTTTCCAGCCTGCTGGTGGAAGATAATAAAATTCGTAAATACATCAAGAAAAAGCTTTACGCGGCCGGTATTTCCCGCGTGGTGATTGAGCGGGCGGCCAACCGGGTGAAAGTAACCATTCACACCGCCCGGCCCGGCATTGTCATTGGCCGCGGTGGTGCAGAAGTGGAAGCGCTGCGCAAAGAATTGGAGAAGATGACCGGCAAACAGGTGCATATTAACATTGCCGAAGTGAAAGTGCCCGAAGTGGATGCCCAGCTGGTGGCGGAAAACGTTGCCGCCCAGATTGAGAAGCGGGTGGCTTTTCGCCGGGCCATGAAGCAGGTGGTGCAGCGCTGCTTGAAGATGGGCGGCAAAGGGATTAAGATTTCGGTCAGCGGCCGTTTGGCTGGAGCGGAGATTGCGCGTACCGAATGGTACAGCGAGGGCAAAGTGCCACTGCACACCCTGCGGGCCGATATCGACTACGGTTTTGCTGAAGCCGACACCACATACGGCAAAATTGGCATCAAAGTATGGATTTATAAAGGAGAAGTACTGCCGGAAGCCAAGTCCGCTGCCGGTCAAGGAGGCGAATAGGCTCAATGCTCATACCAAAAAGGGTTAAATACCGCAAGCAGCACCGCCCCGGCCTAGCCGGAAAGGCCAAGGGTGGCAAGGAAGTGCATTTTGGCGAATATGGCCTGGTGGCTCTTGAGCCCGCCTGGATTACCAGCAGGCAGATTGAAGCAGCCCGTATTGCCATGACCCGTTACATTAAGCGGGGCGGCAAAGTGTGGATCCGCATTTTCCCGGATCGACCGATTACGCAGAAGCCCGCTGAAACCCGTATGGGCAGCGGCAAAGGGGCGCCGGAATACTGGGTGGCGGCGGTAAAACCGGGCCGGGTGATGTTTGAACTGGCCGGTGTTTCGGAAGAAGTGGCCAAGGAAGCCATGCGCCTGGCGTCTCACAAGTTGCCAATCAAGACCAAGTTTGTGAAGCGCGGGGAAGTAGGTGAGGCAAATGAAGTCTAAAGAATTACTGAAGGAGTTGCGGCAAATGACCGATGCCGAACTGGCCAAAAAGCTGGACGAGTCGAAAGACGAACTTTTTAAGTTGCGTTTTCAAATGGTGACCGGTCAGCTGGAAAACCCCATGCGCATCCGCGAAGTTCGCCGTTCCATTGCCCGGCTGAAAACAGTACAGCGGGAGCGCGAGCTGGGGATCAATAGAGCCTAGTAGTATGCAAATAAAGGAGGTCCTTTTGTGGAAGGCCGTAATTTGCGCAAAACCCGCGTGGGACGTGTGGTCAGCGATAAAATGGATAAAACCGTTGTCGTGGCCGTGGAAACTCTGGTCAGCCACCCGCTCTACAAGCGTACCATGCGCCGGACCAAGAAGTTTAAAGCTCACGACGAGCAGAACAGCTGCCGCATTGGTGATAAGGTAAAAATCATGGAAACCAGGCCGCTTTCCAAGGATAAGCGCTGGCGGGTCGTGGAAATTCTGGAGCGTGCCGAACAGTTGTAAAAGTTTGTCAAACTGCCGGCCAAGGAGGAAGATTAGCCCATGATTCAGGTGCAGACCATGCTCAACTCGGCTGACAATACCGGCGCCAAACGCCTGATGTGCATCAAGGTGCTGGGCGGCTCGCTGCGCCGCTATGCCAGCCTGGGCGATATTATCGTTTGTTCTGTGAAGGAAGCGACACCCGGCGGCGTTGTTAAGAAGGGCGATGTGGTGAAATGCGTGATCGTGCGTACGGCCAAGGAAGTACGCCGCCCGGATGGTTCATATATCAAGTTTGATGAGAACGCCGCCGTGATCATCAAGGACGACAAGAGCCCGCGCGGTACGCGTATTTTCGGGCCTGTAGCCCGGGAACTGCGCGAGCGCGATTTTATGAAGATCGTTTCGCTGGCTCCCGAAGTTATCTGAGAACAGGGAGGTGCTGTCGGTGCCCAAGGTCCATGTGCGCAAGGGAGATACAGTGCTGGTGATAACCGGCAAATATGCCGGCAAAAAGGGTAAAGTGTTGGAAGTGCAACCGGATAAGAGCCGGGTTGTGGTGGAAGGTGTAAACATTATTAAGAGGCATACCAGACCCAACCCCAAGCTGATGCAGGGGGGTATTCTGGAGCGGGAAGCGCCCATTCACAGTTCCAACGTTATGCTGGTGTGCACAAAGTGTGACAAACCCACCCGCATTGCCAAGAAGTTTCTGGAAGATGGCAAGAAGGTACGTGTTTGCAAGAAATGTGGCGAAGTTCTAAGTTAACCCGCGCTTTTAGGCGAGGAGGGAAATGAATGTCCAGGTTAAAAGACAAGTATATTAACGAGATTGTACCGGCCATGATGCAAAAGTTTAACTACAAAAACATCATGCAGGTACCCAAGCTGGAAAAGGTAGTGCTGAACATCGGCCTGGGCGAGGCCATTCAGAACAGCAAAGCCCTGGATGCAGCCGTGAACGACCTGAGTCTGATTGCCGGTCAGAAACCGGTGGTGACCAAAGCCAAAAAATCCATAGCGGCATTTAAACTGCGCCAGGGCATGAAGATAGGCTGCAAAGTAACTCTGCGCGGAGAGCGCATGTATGAGTTTGTCGACAAGCTGGTCAGTATTGCTCTGCCCCGCGTGCGCGACTTCCGGGGGGTTTCTCCCAAATCCTTTGACGGGCGCGGCAACTACACCCTGGGCATCAAGGAGCAGCTGATTTTCCCCGAGATCGATTATGACAAAATTGACCGGGTACGCGGTCTGGAAGTGATCTTTGTTACCACGGCCAAAACCGACGAGGAAGCCAGAGAGCTGTTGCGGCTCCTGGGGATGCCCTTCCGGGCAGCCTGAGCTTAAAGCTCCCAATTAGCCTGCCGCAAAGGGGGGAGACAAGTGGCAAAAAAATCTATGATTAACAAACACCTGCGGCCGCCCAAGTTCCAGGTGCGTTATCATAACCGCTGCAAGTTGTGCGGGCGTCCGCATGCCTATATGCGCAAGTTTGGTATCTGCCGGATTTGTTTCCGCATGCTGGCATACAAAGGGGAAATTCCTGGTATTAAGAAGGCTAGCTGGTAAAGTGAAAGGGGGTAGCTATGGCATGGTCATGACTGATCCCATTGCCGATTTTTTAACCCGCATGAGAAATGCCAATATGGTTTACCATGAAAAGTTTGAAGCACCGGCCTCCAAAATGAAAATGGCCATAGCCGGCATTTTGAAGGAAGAGGGCTTTA
This window contains:
- the rplD gene encoding 50S ribosomal protein L4, which translates into the protein MPKVALYNMSGQQVGEIELSDRVFGVPMNEHVVHQAVVAYLAAQRQGTHDTKTRGEVRGGGRKPWRQKGTGRARHGSIRSPIWRGGGTVFGPHPRSYRIKINKKERRLAIRCALSDKVASGKIVVLDQLNFAQPKTKEMIKVLSNLQVDMAQKALVVTAGPDENVFKSARNIPGVKPIPTDNINVYDILKHGTLVMTRDAVARVEEVLAQ
- the rplX gene encoding 50S ribosomal protein L24 translates to MPKVHVRKGDTVLVITGKYAGKKGKVLEVQPDKSRVVVEGVNIIKRHTRPNPKLMQGGILEREAPIHSSNVMLVCTKCDKPTRIAKKFLEDGKKVRVCKKCGEVLS
- the rplW gene encoding 50S ribosomal protein L23, with protein sequence MKDPRDILKRPVVTEKSMKLLEENKYTFIVDLNANKTEIKKAVEELFKVKVDKVYTMRYKGRVKRVRNIIGRTSDFKKAIVKLKEGKINLFEGV
- the rplE gene encoding 50S ribosomal protein L5, which gives rise to MSRLKDKYINEIVPAMMQKFNYKNIMQVPKLEKVVLNIGLGEAIQNSKALDAAVNDLSLIAGQKPVVTKAKKSIAAFKLRQGMKIGCKVTLRGERMYEFVDKLVSIALPRVRDFRGVSPKSFDGRGNYTLGIKEQLIFPEIDYDKIDRVRGLEVIFVTTAKTDEEARELLRLLGMPFRAA
- the rplC gene encoding 50S ribosomal protein L3; its protein translation is MKKGILGIKAGMTQIFKEDGTAVPVTVIQAGPCVVVQKKLPETDGYSAVQVGFGEKKERLVNKPLKGHYNRANLKPMRYLRELRLDDVSGYEVGQEIKVDIFAPGDRVDVVGISRGRGFAGGIKRHGFHRGPMAHGSKYHRRPGSLGAKGPARVFKGRRLPGHYGVERVTVQNLEVVKVDPERNLLAIKGSVPGVRGGLLMIKDSVKARQ
- the rpsJ gene encoding 30S ribosomal protein S10: MKKQKIRIRLKAYDHKVLDQSAQKIVETAKRTGANVAGPIPLPTEKNIYTILRSPHVNKDSREQFEMRTHKRLIDILEPTPKTVDALMRLDLPAGVDIEIKL
- the rpsQ gene encoding 30S ribosomal protein S17 translates to MEGRNLRKTRVGRVVSDKMDKTVVVAVETLVSHPLYKRTMRRTKKFKAHDEQNSCRIGDKVKIMETRPLSKDKRWRVVEILERAEQL
- the tuf gene encoding elongation factor Tu, which codes for MAKAKFERTKPHVNIGTIGHVDHGKTTLTAAITTVLATVGKAQVKRYDEIDNAPEERERGITINTAHVEYETESRHYAHVDCPGHADYVKNMITGAAQMDGAILVVSAADGPMPQTREHILLARQVGVPYIVVFLNKADMVDDPELLELVDMEVRELLSAYEFPGDEIPIITGSALKALECGCGKRECEWCKAIWELMDAVDSYVPTPQRDVDKPFLMPIEDVFSITGRGTVVTGRIERGAIKVGEEVEIVGLADKPRKTVVTGVEMFRKILDQGQAGDNVGCLLRGIDKKEVERGQVLAKPGSIKPHTHFMAEVYVLTKEEGGRHTPFFNGYRPQFYFRTTDVTGTIQLPEGVEMVMPGDNVNLEIKLITPIAIEEGLRFAIREGGRTVGAGVVTSVIE
- the rplN gene encoding 50S ribosomal protein L14; translation: MIQVQTMLNSADNTGAKRLMCIKVLGGSLRRYASLGDIIVCSVKEATPGGVVKKGDVVKCVIVRTAKEVRRPDGSYIKFDENAAVIIKDDKSPRGTRIFGPVARELRERDFMKIVSLAPEVI
- the rplP gene encoding 50S ribosomal protein L16, whose translation is MLIPKRVKYRKQHRPGLAGKAKGGKEVHFGEYGLVALEPAWITSRQIEAARIAMTRYIKRGGKVWIRIFPDRPITQKPAETRMGSGKGAPEYWVAAVKPGRVMFELAGVSEEVAKEAMRLASHKLPIKTKFVKRGEVGEANEV
- the rpsC gene encoding 30S ribosomal protein S3; translated protein: MGQKVSPKGLRIGIIKDWDAKWFASKKDFSSLLVEDNKIRKYIKKKLYAAGISRVVIERAANRVKVTIHTARPGIVIGRGGAEVEALRKELEKMTGKQVHINIAEVKVPEVDAQLVAENVAAQIEKRVAFRRAMKQVVQRCLKMGGKGIKISVSGRLAGAEIARTEWYSEGKVPLHTLRADIDYGFAEADTTYGKIGIKVWIYKGEVLPEAKSAAGQGGE
- the rpsS gene encoding 30S ribosomal protein S19, with product MGRSLKKGPYCDEKLLKKIRAMNQSGEKKVIKTWSRRSTIFPDMIGHTIAVHDGRKHVPVYITEDMVGHKLGEFAPTRLFRGHGAHTERSTALK
- the rpmC gene encoding 50S ribosomal protein L29, producing the protein MKSKELLKELRQMTDAELAKKLDESKDELFKLRFQMVTGQLENPMRIREVRRSIARLKTVQRERELGINRA
- the rplV gene encoding 50S ribosomal protein L22 yields the protein MAQATEARAIARYLRISPRKARQVIDLIRGKSVREALAILRYTPKKASAMISKVVKSAAANAENNHEMNRDNLYIAACYVDEGPTIKRYQARAMGRADILRKRTSHITVVVREKPEK
- the rplB gene encoding 50S ribosomal protein L2: MPVKSYKPTSPGRRFVTVSTFEEITTDQPEKSLLRPLKKTGGRNNQGRITVRHRGGGAKRMYRVIDFKRDKDGIPAKVATIEYDPNRSARIALLHYADGEKRYIIAPHGLQVGMTVVSGPDADIKVGNCLPLRNIPLGTMIHNIELYPKGGGKLVRSAGTAAQLMAKEGKYAHIRMPSGEMRLVLQDCRATIGQVGNIDHENITIGKAGRSRWLGRRPTVRGVVMNPVDHPHGGGEGRSPIGRNPVTPWGKPALGARTRKKKPSDRLIVKRRYQ
- a CDS encoding type Z 30S ribosomal protein S14, translating into MAKKSMINKHLRPPKFQVRYHNRCKLCGRPHAYMRKFGICRICFRMLAYKGEIPGIKKASW